A window of the Zeugodacus cucurbitae isolate PBARC_wt_2022May chromosome 2, idZeuCucr1.2, whole genome shotgun sequence genome harbors these coding sequences:
- the LOC128919777 gene encoding trypsin-like, with product MNQLLVCSFLLAIASSYASVVPAPSYVVSVQGDDDGAIICGGVLIDERFVLTTAQCLAFYNPERLVVSVNDGAQIIKLTSYTFNPRFDFVTMEDNIGLLRLAEPANANVIEVAEQQPKTGASGVAYSWGANHKIGSVDVELVSTSDCASGEYGWSEDEIYNTMVCGLVKNNKSCVPRFGNPVVSNNKLVGLTSWGGCGTNGKSAVFTDVPSLRSWIDSALKKLEQ from the coding sequence ATGAATCAACTACTCGTTTGCAGTTTCTTGTTGGCGATCGCTTCGTCGTACGCCTCCGTTGTACCAGCACCTTCCTATGTCGTTTCGGTTCAAGGAGACGATGATGGCGCAATCATCTGCGGTGGTGTGCTGATCGATGAGAGATTCGTCCTGACCACAGCACAGTGTTTGGCTTTCTACAACCCTGAGAGATTGGTGGTTTCTGTGAACGATGGCGCTCAGATCATTAAACTTACATCTTACACTTTCAATCCGAGATTCGATTTCGTTACCATGGAAGATAATATTGGCCTTTTGAGATTGGCAGAACCAGCGAATGCTAATGTCATTGAAGTGGCtgaacaacaaccaaaaaccGGTGCCAGCGGTGTAGCCTATAGTTGGGGTGCCAATCACAAGATCGGCAGTGTCGATGTTGAACTCGTAAGCACTAGCGATTGCGCTTCCGGAGAGTATGGCTGGAGTGAAgatgaaatatataatactatgGTATGTGGTCTGGTGAAAAACAACAAGTCTTGTGTTCCACGTTTCGGCAACCCCGTAGTATCTAATAACAAGCTGGTTGGTTTGACTTCATGGGGTGGTTGTGGCACCAACGGCAAATCAGCTGTCTTCACCGATGTACCATCTCTACGCTCATGGATCGATAGTGCCCTTAAAAAGTTGGAgcaataa